In Carassius gibelio isolate Cgi1373 ecotype wild population from Czech Republic chromosome B20, carGib1.2-hapl.c, whole genome shotgun sequence, the following are encoded in one genomic region:
- the LOC127983453 gene encoding ena/VASP-like protein isoform X3, whose protein sequence is MVYDDTSKKWVPIKPGQQGFSRINIYHNTSSSSFRVVGVKLQDQQVVINYSIVKGLKYNQATPTFHQWRDARQVYGLNFASKEEASTFSNAMLFALNVLSSQEPGPAVQRQVQNGLSSEEVEVQRRQMEIQQQQMQAQSERERRSSNPGSPFQGHPAVLSVAPPIVAPPPLPMGGPCPPPPPGPPPPSAGAPPPPPPPLPVGGYGGHAQDDSHAPSGLAAMIAGAKLRRVQRPEESSASGARPEVNRSSGGGLMEEMNALLARRRRAADEKRDGESPSEDPASRGQSCAASSSSETQQSRKSELRVRAAGSISDSDALDFDRMKQEILEEVVRELHKVKDEIIDAVRHELSRISST, encoded by the exons ATGGTCTACGACGACACCAGCAAGAAATGGGTGCCGATCAAACCGGGTCAGCAGGGCTTCAGCCGAATCAACATCTACCAcaacaccagcagcagcagcttcCGCGTGGTGGGAGTCAAACTGCAGGaccagcag gtgGTCATCAACTACTCCATCGTGAAGGGTCTGAAGTATAACCAGGCCACGCCCACCTTCCACCAGTGGCGTGACGCGCGGCAGGTGTACGGACTCAACTTCGCCAGTAAAGAGGAGGCCAGCACCTTCTCCAACGCCATGCTGTTCGCCCTCAACGTGCTCAGCAGCCAGGAGCcag GTCCAGCTGTTCAACGTCAAGTCCAGAACGGGCTGAGTTCAGAAGAAGTGGAGGTCCAGAGACG GCAAATGGAAATACAGCAGCAGCAGATGCAGGCGCAGAGCGAGCGGGAGAGACGATCGTCCAACCCAG GATCCCCGTTTCAGGGTCACCCCGCGGTGCTGTCTGTAGCTCCTCCCATTGTGGCCCCGCCTCCTCTGCCGATGGGTGGTCCCTGCCCCCCTCCCCCGCCTGGGCCGCCGCCCCCTTCTGCTGGAGCTCCGCCCCCTCCCCCGCCTCCTCTGCCTGTAGGTGGGTACGGGGGTCACGCCCAGGACGATAGCCACGCCCCCTCGGGTCTCGCCGCCATGATCGCCGGAGCCAAACTGCGCCGCGTGCAACGG ccGGAGGAAAGCTCTGCGTCCGGAGCCAGGCCGGAAGTGAACCGGAGCAGCGGAGGAGGTCTGATGGAGGAGATGAACGCGCTGCTCGCTCGCAG ACGGAGAGCAGCAGATGAGAAGAGGGACGGAGAGAGCCCGAGC GAGGATCCGGCGTCTCGGGGACAGAGCTGCGCAGCTTCCTCTTCATCTGAGACACAGCAGAGCAGGAAGAGtgagctcag ggttcGAGCCGCGGGCAGCATCAGTGACTCAGACGCATTAGACTTCGACAGAATGAAACAG GAAATCCTGGAGGAAGTGGTTCGTGAGCTGCACAAGGTGAAGGATGAGATCATTGATG CCGTCAGACACGAGCTCAGTAGAATCAGCAGCACATAG
- the LOC127983453 gene encoding ena/VASP-like protein isoform X2, with the protein MSEQSICQARASVMVYDDTSKKWVPIKPGQQGFSRINIYHNTSSSSFRVVGVKLQDQQVVINYSIVKGLKYNQATPTFHQWRDARQVYGLNFASKEEASTFSNAMLFALNVLSSQEPGPAVQRQVQNGLSSEEVEVQRRQMEIQQQQMQAQSERERRSSNPGSPFQGHPAVLSVAPPIVAPPPLPMGGPCPPPPPGPPPPSAGAPPPPPPPLPVGGYGGHAQDDSHAPSGLAAMIAGAKLRRVQRPEESSASGARPEVNRSSGGGLMEEMNALLARRRRAADEKRDGESPSEDPASRGQSCAASSSSETQQSRKSELRVRAAGSISDSDALDFDRMKQEILEEVVRELHKVKDEIIDAVRHELSRISST; encoded by the exons CGAGCAGAGCATCTGTCAGGCCCGCGCCTCCGTCATGGTCTACGACGACACCAGCAAGAAATGGGTGCCGATCAAACCGGGTCAGCAGGGCTTCAGCCGAATCAACATCTACCAcaacaccagcagcagcagcttcCGCGTGGTGGGAGTCAAACTGCAGGaccagcag gtgGTCATCAACTACTCCATCGTGAAGGGTCTGAAGTATAACCAGGCCACGCCCACCTTCCACCAGTGGCGTGACGCGCGGCAGGTGTACGGACTCAACTTCGCCAGTAAAGAGGAGGCCAGCACCTTCTCCAACGCCATGCTGTTCGCCCTCAACGTGCTCAGCAGCCAGGAGCcag GTCCAGCTGTTCAACGTCAAGTCCAGAACGGGCTGAGTTCAGAAGAAGTGGAGGTCCAGAGACG GCAAATGGAAATACAGCAGCAGCAGATGCAGGCGCAGAGCGAGCGGGAGAGACGATCGTCCAACCCAG GATCCCCGTTTCAGGGTCACCCCGCGGTGCTGTCTGTAGCTCCTCCCATTGTGGCCCCGCCTCCTCTGCCGATGGGTGGTCCCTGCCCCCCTCCCCCGCCTGGGCCGCCGCCCCCTTCTGCTGGAGCTCCGCCCCCTCCCCCGCCTCCTCTGCCTGTAGGTGGGTACGGGGGTCACGCCCAGGACGATAGCCACGCCCCCTCGGGTCTCGCCGCCATGATCGCCGGAGCCAAACTGCGCCGCGTGCAACGG ccGGAGGAAAGCTCTGCGTCCGGAGCCAGGCCGGAAGTGAACCGGAGCAGCGGAGGAGGTCTGATGGAGGAGATGAACGCGCTGCTCGCTCGCAG ACGGAGAGCAGCAGATGAGAAGAGGGACGGAGAGAGCCCGAGC GAGGATCCGGCGTCTCGGGGACAGAGCTGCGCAGCTTCCTCTTCATCTGAGACACAGCAGAGCAGGAAGAGtgagctcag ggttcGAGCCGCGGGCAGCATCAGTGACTCAGACGCATTAGACTTCGACAGAATGAAACAG GAAATCCTGGAGGAAGTGGTTCGTGAGCTGCACAAGGTGAAGGATGAGATCATTGATG CCGTCAGACACGAGCTCAGTAGAATCAGCAGCACATAG
- the LOC127983453 gene encoding ena/VASP-like protein isoform X1, producing the protein MEINVPSHRFYFPQIYCEPGAPLADIKVSEQSICQARASVMVYDDTSKKWVPIKPGQQGFSRINIYHNTSSSSFRVVGVKLQDQQVVINYSIVKGLKYNQATPTFHQWRDARQVYGLNFASKEEASTFSNAMLFALNVLSSQEPGPAVQRQVQNGLSSEEVEVQRRQMEIQQQQMQAQSERERRSSNPGSPFQGHPAVLSVAPPIVAPPPLPMGGPCPPPPPGPPPPSAGAPPPPPPPLPVGGYGGHAQDDSHAPSGLAAMIAGAKLRRVQRPEESSASGARPEVNRSSGGGLMEEMNALLARRRRAADEKRDGESPSEDPASRGQSCAASSSSETQQSRKSELRVRAAGSISDSDALDFDRMKQEILEEVVRELHKVKDEIIDAVRHELSRISST; encoded by the exons CGAGCAGAGCATCTGTCAGGCCCGCGCCTCCGTCATGGTCTACGACGACACCAGCAAGAAATGGGTGCCGATCAAACCGGGTCAGCAGGGCTTCAGCCGAATCAACATCTACCAcaacaccagcagcagcagcttcCGCGTGGTGGGAGTCAAACTGCAGGaccagcag gtgGTCATCAACTACTCCATCGTGAAGGGTCTGAAGTATAACCAGGCCACGCCCACCTTCCACCAGTGGCGTGACGCGCGGCAGGTGTACGGACTCAACTTCGCCAGTAAAGAGGAGGCCAGCACCTTCTCCAACGCCATGCTGTTCGCCCTCAACGTGCTCAGCAGCCAGGAGCcag GTCCAGCTGTTCAACGTCAAGTCCAGAACGGGCTGAGTTCAGAAGAAGTGGAGGTCCAGAGACG GCAAATGGAAATACAGCAGCAGCAGATGCAGGCGCAGAGCGAGCGGGAGAGACGATCGTCCAACCCAG GATCCCCGTTTCAGGGTCACCCCGCGGTGCTGTCTGTAGCTCCTCCCATTGTGGCCCCGCCTCCTCTGCCGATGGGTGGTCCCTGCCCCCCTCCCCCGCCTGGGCCGCCGCCCCCTTCTGCTGGAGCTCCGCCCCCTCCCCCGCCTCCTCTGCCTGTAGGTGGGTACGGGGGTCACGCCCAGGACGATAGCCACGCCCCCTCGGGTCTCGCCGCCATGATCGCCGGAGCCAAACTGCGCCGCGTGCAACGG ccGGAGGAAAGCTCTGCGTCCGGAGCCAGGCCGGAAGTGAACCGGAGCAGCGGAGGAGGTCTGATGGAGGAGATGAACGCGCTGCTCGCTCGCAG ACGGAGAGCAGCAGATGAGAAGAGGGACGGAGAGAGCCCGAGC GAGGATCCGGCGTCTCGGGGACAGAGCTGCGCAGCTTCCTCTTCATCTGAGACACAGCAGAGCAGGAAGAGtgagctcag ggttcGAGCCGCGGGCAGCATCAGTGACTCAGACGCATTAGACTTCGACAGAATGAAACAG GAAATCCTGGAGGAAGTGGTTCGTGAGCTGCACAAGGTGAAGGATGAGATCATTGATG CCGTCAGACACGAGCTCAGTAGAATCAGCAGCACATAG